Proteins encoded in a region of the Sphingopyxis sp. OAS728 genome:
- a CDS encoding D-arabinono-1,4-lactone oxidase: MGWSNWSGSVTAAASVARPQSEDELAMLVRGARKLRATGAGHSFMPLCESGELIVSLDDMAGDIRVAADRRTAHIPAGWSIRRLTATLWGEGLALANQGDVNPQSLAGAMATGTHGTGVDLGSLATFARGFRLVGADGEVHWCDADTNADLYQAQRLSLGLFGVATEVEVAVVPAFHLAERIEKRRWAEIRESYDELAQQHRHIEFWFFPHSDQVILKTLDPCDPCDPPPSTTDMEEATFRRILDISARLPFLTPFLQRLMMKSGISGRRRGPAHSIFPSDRTLRFEEMEYEMPRAVGLDALDEVVGWIRKKSLPVTFPFEYRTVAADDIWMSPMNAGPVAAISMHQYAKMPWAGLFADAEAIFRGGGGRPHWAKRHTLSRADVAALYPMAARYTAVRRAADPTGKFLNPHLETLFA; this comes from the coding sequence ATGGGCTGGAGCAACTGGTCGGGTAGCGTCACCGCAGCCGCGTCGGTCGCCCGCCCGCAAAGCGAGGATGAACTGGCGATGCTCGTCCGCGGCGCGCGTAAATTGCGTGCTACCGGTGCCGGGCACAGCTTCATGCCGCTTTGCGAATCGGGCGAGCTCATTGTCAGCCTCGACGATATGGCGGGCGACATCCGCGTCGCCGCCGATCGCCGCACCGCGCATATCCCCGCCGGGTGGAGCATTCGGCGGCTGACTGCTACTTTGTGGGGGGAAGGGCTGGCGCTCGCCAATCAGGGCGACGTCAATCCGCAGTCGCTGGCGGGCGCGATGGCGACGGGAACGCACGGCACCGGCGTCGATCTCGGGTCGCTCGCGACCTTCGCGCGCGGTTTCCGCCTCGTCGGCGCCGATGGCGAGGTGCATTGGTGCGACGCTGACACCAACGCCGATCTTTATCAGGCACAGCGCCTGTCGCTCGGGCTGTTCGGCGTCGCGACCGAGGTCGAGGTCGCGGTGGTGCCCGCATTCCACCTCGCCGAACGGATCGAAAAGCGCCGCTGGGCCGAAATCCGCGAAAGCTATGACGAGCTTGCGCAGCAGCACCGCCATATCGAATTCTGGTTTTTCCCGCACAGCGATCAGGTGATCCTGAAAACGCTCGACCCCTGCGACCCGTGCGACCCGCCGCCGAGCACGACCGACATGGAGGAGGCGACTTTTCGCCGCATCCTCGACATCTCGGCGCGGCTGCCGTTCCTGACCCCCTTTCTTCAGCGCCTGATGATGAAAAGCGGTATTTCGGGCCGACGCCGCGGCCCCGCGCACAGCATCTTCCCGTCGGACCGCACGCTCCGGTTCGAGGAGATGGAATATGAAATGCCGCGCGCCGTGGGGCTCGACGCGCTCGACGAGGTCGTGGGCTGGATCCGCAAGAAAAGCCTGCCCGTCACCTTCCCCTTCGAATATCGCACCGTCGCCGCCGACGATATCTGGATGAGCCCGATGAACGCGGGGCCGGTCGCCGCGATTTCGATGCACCAATATGCGAAAATGCCCTGGGCCGGCCTTTTCGCCGATGCCGAGGCGATCTTTCGCGGCGGCGGCGGGCGCCCGCACTGGGCCAAACGCCACACACTGAGCCGCGCCGACGTCGCCGCGCTTTACCCGATGGCGGCACGCTATACAGCGGTGCGCCGCGCCGCCGACCCGACCGGCAAATTCCTCAATCCGCATCTGGAGACATTGTTCGCATGA
- a CDS encoding DSD1 family PLP-dependent enzyme: protein MTTDRELHDHLIGQQGSRADLNTPVLVLDVDALDRNIQRMAALAANHGVALRPHAKTHKSVEIALRQKKAGAVGVCCAKIGEAEVLAEGGVAGILITSPVAAPAAIDRLAKLAATADGMMAVIDHPGVARRIDAALAATETKLDVIIDIDPGIARTGVASADAAVALAKVIAASPNLQYRGVQFYCGSQQHIESYAERRTAIVERTAYLQEVIAALTEAGFAPEIVTGSGTGTHRIDLELGVFNELQAGSYVFMDKQYLDCDIADGAEPPFEVSLAVDARVVSANHSGLVTIDAGYKSLSTDGGVAVVQRGAPETAFFAFMGDEHAALIAPEIGTQLAPGDPVSLTVPHCDPTVNLYDFYHVVAGDTLVDIWPVSARGRAR from the coding sequence ATGACGACCGACCGTGAATTGCACGACCATCTGATCGGCCAGCAGGGTTCGCGCGCCGATCTCAACACGCCCGTGCTCGTCCTCGACGTCGACGCGCTCGACCGGAACATCCAGCGGATGGCCGCGCTTGCCGCCAATCATGGCGTCGCGCTGCGCCCGCATGCCAAGACGCACAAGAGCGTCGAGATCGCGCTGCGCCAGAAGAAGGCGGGCGCGGTCGGCGTCTGCTGCGCGAAGATCGGCGAGGCCGAGGTGCTGGCCGAGGGAGGCGTTGCCGGTATCTTGATCACCTCGCCTGTCGCCGCCCCTGCGGCGATCGACCGGCTGGCGAAACTCGCGGCAACCGCCGACGGGATGATGGCGGTCATCGATCATCCGGGCGTCGCCAGACGCATCGACGCGGCGCTCGCGGCGACCGAAACGAAGCTCGATGTCATCATCGATATCGACCCCGGCATCGCGCGCACCGGCGTCGCGTCGGCCGACGCCGCAGTTGCGCTCGCGAAGGTCATCGCGGCATCGCCGAACCTTCAATATCGCGGTGTGCAATTCTATTGCGGGTCGCAGCAGCATATCGAAAGCTACGCCGAACGCCGTACCGCGATCGTCGAGCGCACCGCCTATCTGCAGGAAGTCATCGCCGCGCTGACCGAGGCGGGTTTCGCGCCCGAGATCGTCACCGGATCGGGCACCGGCACGCACCGCATCGACCTCGAGCTCGGCGTCTTCAACGAGCTGCAGGCGGGCAGCTATGTCTTCATGGACAAGCAATATCTCGATTGCGACATCGCCGACGGCGCCGAGCCGCCGTTCGAGGTTTCGCTCGCCGTCGACGCGCGCGTTGTCAGCGCCAACCATAGCGGCCTCGTCACGATCGACGCGGGTTACAAGTCGCTGTCGACCGATGGCGGCGTCGCGGTGGTCCAGCGCGGGGCGCCCGAAACCGCCTTCTTCGCCTTCATGGGCGACGAGCACGCCGCGCTGATCGCGCCCGAAATCGGCACGCAGCTTGCGCCCGGCGATCCGGTCAGCCTGACCGTGCCGCACTGCGACCCGACGGTGAATCTCTATGATTTCTACCATGTCGTCGCGGGCGATACGCTGGTCGATATCTGGCCGGTGAGCGCGCGCGGCCGCGCGCGTTGA